From Triticum urartu cultivar G1812 chromosome 2, Tu2.1, whole genome shotgun sequence, a single genomic window includes:
- the LOC125537811 gene encoding protein XRI1-like — protein sequence MDPRRDGGGGGGGASGDGDGNNQILWDWQEKEHGEPSDGNHDVAKFVWDCLNRDDDDDELLGLLGNQTPLRDCRAFFDIGDITCKETLDLEESRESKRRRVLEYPSEVNQPEVGDHEMCSNFVTSEVAETSLLCTDEPQSLNWNMQLNSDDLDKFSSLSNGASYEPSDNQLDNYSEGATIYYTPDQMPSSQESVTYIGCQTDVPGTSEIAPVTESLIMHETRKLSTLKVSKGGSSMIKAKQNVTTSIAYPFTLIKPSWEEGDVTLKDINQRIHAPPKKPPEILETSAFSGKPVIGKTRIRTEGGKGSITILRTKG from the exons ATGGACCCGCGCCGcgacggaggcggaggcggaggcggcgcatCCGGCGATGGCGACGGCAACAACCAAAT TCTGTGGGATTGGCAAGAGAAGGAGCATGGCGAACCTAGTGATGGAAATCATG ATGTTGCTAAGTTCGTGTGGGATTGCCTCAACcgagatgatgatgatgatgagctaCTTGGATTACTGGGAAATCAAACTCCTCTGCGAGACTGCCGGGCCTTCTTTGATATTGGGG ATATCACTTGCAAGGAGACACTAGACCTGGAGGAGTCTCGGGAATCAAAGCGGCGACGCGTGTTGGAGTACCCTTCTGAGGTTAATCAGCCAGAAGTTGGTGATCATGAAATGTGTTCTAATTTTGTGACATCTGAG GTAGCAGAGACTTCATTGCTTTGCACTGATGAACCACAGAGTTTAAACTGGAATATGCAGCTCAATTCAGATGATTTAG ATAAGTTCAGTTCCTTGTCTAATGGAGCATCCTACGAGCCATCAGATAATCAATTGGATAATTACTCTGAAGGAGCTACTATCTACTACACGCCTGATCAAAT GCCTTCTAGCCAGGAGAGCGTTACATACATTGGTTGTCAAACCGATGTGCCAG GAACAAGTGAGATTGCTCCGGTGACAGAAAGTCTCATAATGCATGAGACTAGGAAACTTTCTACACTCAAAGTATCTAAAG GAGGAAGCTCGATGATCAAGGCGAAGCAAAATGTAACTACATCTATAGCATACCCTTTTACCCTTATCAAACCATCTTGGGAAGAAGGAGATGTCACTCTCAAGGATATAAATCAGCGCATCCATGCTCCTCCAAAGAAGCCTCCAGAAATCCTGGAAACTTCAGCTTTCTCTGGGAAGCCCGTCATTGGCAAGACAAGAATCAGAACAGAAGGTGGGAAAGGCAGCATCACAATACTAAGAACCAAGGGCTGA